In Carassius auratus strain Wakin chromosome 46, ASM336829v1, whole genome shotgun sequence, the following proteins share a genomic window:
- the LOC113064476 gene encoding RAB6A-GEF complex partner protein 1-like, which produces MYFLSGWPRRLLCPLRSSERPFLIEPSAQRFYLAVLSETQISIWFSRPSVLIVSYIESGKASAQFGFYQQVEWKPDDSMIAVTVSARTVYLLLFDIIAGSDEKYLYEPVYPKGSARVKVTPGYKEEQCAPALTLEMKKPIDLEAPISCLQTLQEDLLVATADGYLHMLHWDSVRNGQRAVNLCTIPFSLDLQSSRGGPCLDLGGVHIRDMEYCTTLDGFAVVFDDGRLGFITPTANRLATDQLQGVWAADVSDGTCVAVNNKYRLMAFGCASGSVLVYMIDSSTGSMQLSHKLELTSKHYPDIWNKTGPVKMLRWSPDCSVVMVTWDCGGLSLWSVFGAHLFCTLGEDFAYRSDGTKKEPLKISSMSWGVEGYHLWVISSTVPDGAEGDDKLQQAGILQFQFIKSALTVNPCTSNQEQVLLQGEDRLYLTCGDPTQAHSVSEKSSSRDSGSPVPRPSASAPLSQGLSTLLGHKHWQVVQIHSTYLETNWPIRFAAIDWSGQCVAVAGRRGIAHYSLYTRKWKLFGNVTQEQNMSVTGGLAWWNDFVVVACYNFIDRQEELRLYVRSSNLDNAFASVTKLHASTLLLNVFRDVVIVFRADCSICLYSIQRRHDSPSPSVSVELLQEVSMSRYIPHPGLVVSVTLTSVRTETGITLKAPQQACSAESILLNLAGQLIMLQRDRSGPQVREKDTPANQTKLLPFCPPVVLAQCVENVWTTCRSNRKKRHLMEALWLSCGEAGMKVWLPLFPRDHRKPHSFLSRRIMLPFLINIYPLTVLFEDALILGASNETVLFDGTGSSSLEALFPFCTVERTSQIYLHHILRQLLVCNLGEQALMLAQSCASLPYFPHVLELMVHVVLEEEATSREPIPDPLLPTVAKFVTEFPLFLQTIVHCARKTEYALWNYLFAAVGNPKDLFEECLMAQDLDTAASYLIILQNMEVPAVSRQHATLLFNTALEQGKWDLCRHMIRFLKAIGSGESETPPSTPTTQEPSTGGFEFFRNRSISLSQSADSISGGKFHLQKTLSMPFGPSSKGWCKDTDSAENLYIDMMLWRHARHLLEQVRLRDLGCFSAQLGFELIGWLCRERMRVARLDDFVTALKCLHKDFLWPFPVIPACSINSPLKNGRCRPVLSSRLLKSQSEDSLLNSDMDTTPPQVTTANHRWLDGLGAVSKELDSASSLGAPRTQDAFLSPLINKGEECSIGSATDLTETSSMLDGDWTMVDENVSTLSLSQSELEHISMELANKGPHKSQVQLRYLLHVFMEAGCLDWCVVIGLILRDAGVIKQVVGFLDSPEVPAETVQSIRAGLIAVDLWASSDCPGYKPFLSLIGPQLLKLMEVPVEQVQPEAFQPAGASKLSDPPLLLLPRAEDRGAVTSAHPLPLDGPPGPPLDDQEHEEQEDEPLDEGTYDCTLS; this is translated from the exons gcgCGCGAACGGTTTACCTCCTCCTGTTCGACATCATCGCAGGCTCAGATGAGAAGTACCTTTACGAGCCCGTCTACCCCAA gggcAGTGCTCGTGTTAAGGTGACTCCGGGTTATAAGGAGGAACAGTGCGCTCCAGCTCTGACCCTAGAGATGAAGAAACCCATCGACCTGGAGGCTCCAATCAGCtg tctgcagACGCTGCAGGAGGATCTGTTAGTGGCGACGGCTGACGGTTATCTGCACATGCTGCACTGGGACAGTGTGAGGAACGGCCAGAGAGCGGTCAACCTGTGCACCATCCCGTTCTCCCTCGACCTGCAGTCCTCCAGAG GAGGGCCGTGTTTGGATCTGGGCGGTGTTCACATTCGTGATATGGAGTACTGCACGACGTTGGACGGGTTTGCTGTGGTGTTTGATGACGGACGACTGGGATTCATAACGCCAACCGCAAACAGACTCGCCACAGAC CAGCTGCAGGGGGTTTGGGCCGCAGACGTCTCTGATGGCACGTGTGTCGCCGTCAACAACAAATACAGACTCATGGCCTTCGGATgtgcaag cggTTCAGTGTTGGTGTACATGATTGACAGCTCTACAGGATCCATGCAGCTCTCTCATAAACTGGAGTTAACCTCGAAACACTACCCAG ATATCTGGAATAAGACGGGTCCTGTGAAGATGCTGCGCTGGTCTCCGGACTGCAGTGTGGTGATGGTGACGTGGGACTGTGGAGGTCTGTCTCTGTGGAGTGTGTTTGGAGCTCATCTCTTCTGCACACTCGGGGAGGACTTTGC CTATCGCTCAGACGGCACTAAGAAAGAGCCTCTGAAGATCAGCTCTATG AGCTGGGGTGTGGAGGGATATCATCTGTGGGTGATCAGCAGCACTGTTCCCGACGGAGCGGAAGGAGATGACAAACTCCAGCAGGCCGGGATTCTGCAGTTTCAGTTCATTAAGAGCGCGCTGACGGTCAACCCGTGCACG AGTAATCAGGAGCAGGTGTTGCTCCAAGGGGAGGATCGTCTGTATCTGACCTGTGGAGACCCGACCCAGGCTCACAGTGTGTCTGAGAAGAGCTCGTCTCGGGACAGTGGCAGTCCTGTGCCCCGGCCGTCAGCGTCCGCCCCTCTCTCTCAGGGTCTCAGCACTTTACTGGGCCACAAGCACTGGCAGGTGGTTCAG ATTCACAGCACATATCTAGAGACAAACTGGCCCATCAGA ttcgcAGCTATAGACTGGTCTGGTCAGTGTGTGGCTGTAGCTGGACGCCGTGGGATTGCACATTACTCATTATACACCAGGAAATGGAAACTGTTCGGTAACGTCACACAG gagcaGAATATGTCTGTGACGGGAGGTCTCGCGTGGTGGAACGACTTTGTTGTTGTTGCCTGTTATAATTTCATTGACCGACAGGAAGAG CTGAGGTTATACGTGCGCTCGTCTAACCTGGATAACGCGTTTGCCAGCGTCACTAAACTTCACGCCAGCACGCTGCTGCTGAACGTGTTTCGTGACGTGGTGATCGTGTTCAGAGCTGACTGCTCcatctgtctttacagcatccaGAGacgacacgacag TCCGAGTCCGTCGGTCAGTGTGGAGCTGCTGCAGGAGGTGTCCATGTCCCGCTATATTCCTCACCCGGGTCTGGTGGTGTCTGTGACCCTCACATCAGTCCGGACAGAGACCGGCATCACACTCAAAGCCCCGCAgcag gcCTGTTCGGCGGAGAGTATCCTGTTGAATTTGGCCGGTCAGCTGATCATGCTGCAGAGAGACCGATCCGGTCCACAGGTACGAGAGAAGGACACACCGGCCAATCAGACGAAGCTG CTTCCCTTCTGTCCTCCGGTGGTTCTGGCTCAGTGCGTGGAGAACGTCTGGACCACGTGCCGCAGCAACCGCAAGAAACGCCACCTGATGGAGGCTCTGTGGCTGTCGTGCGGCGAGGCGGGAATGAAGGTGTGGCTTCCTCTGTTCCCCAGAGACCACCGCAAGCCGCACTCGTTCCTGTCGCGCCGGATCATGCTGCCCTTCCTCATCAACATCTACCCGCTCACCGTGCTGTTCGAGGACGCGCTGATCCTGGGCGCCTCCAACGAGACGGTGCTGTTCGACGGGACCGGCTCGTCCTCGCTCGAGGCGCTCTTCCCCTTCTGCACGGTGGAGCGGACGTCCCAGATCTACCTCCATCACATCCTGAGACAGCTGCTGGTGTGTAACCTGGGCGAGCAGGCGCTGATGCTGGCGCAGTCCTGTGCCTCGCTGCCGTACTTCCCTCACGTCCTGGAGCTGATGGTGCACGTGGTGCTGGAGGAGGAGGCCACGTCCCGAGAGCCCATCCCTGACCCGCTGCTGCCCACCGTCGCCAAGTTCGTGACAGAGTTCCCGCTCTTCCTGCAGACCATCGTTCACTGCGCACGCAAGACCGAGTACGCGCTGTGGAACTACCTGTTCGCCGCCGTGGGGAACCCCAAAGACCTGTTCGAGGAGTGTCTGATGGCACAGGATCTGGACACGGCCGCGTCCTACCTGATCATCCTGCAG AACATGGAGGTCCCTGCAGTCAGCCGTCAACACGCCACTCTGCTCTTCAACACGGCTCTGGAACAGGGCAAATGGGATCTGTGTCGTCACATGATCCGCTTCCTCAAGGCCATTGGTTCAGGAGAGAGCGAGACTCCGCCCAGCACACCCACCACACAg GAGCCCTCCACGGGCGGCTTCGAGTTCTTCCGGAACCGCAGCATCAGTTTGTCTCAGTCGGCCGACAGCATCTCCGGAGGGAAGTTCCACCTGCAGAAGACCCTGAGCATGCCGTTCGGCCCGTCCTCCAAAGG ctgGTGTAAGGACACTGACTCAGCGGAGAATCTCTACATTGATATGATGCTGTGGCGTCACGCGCGGCACCTGCTGGAGCAGGTCAGACTGCGGGATCTGGGCTGTTTCTCCGCCCAGCTGGGCTTCGAGCTGATTGGCTGGCTGTGTCGGGAGCGCATGCGGGTGGCTCGGCTCGACGACTTCGTTACTGCCCTCAAATGCCTGCATAAAGACTTTCTGTGGCCATTTCCTGTAATCCCAGCATGCTCCATTAACTCGCCGCTAAAGAATGGACGTTGTCGTCCAG TGTTGAGTTCTCGTTTGCTGAAGTCTCAGTCTGAGGACAGTTTGCTGAACAGTGACATGGACACCACGCCCCCCCAGGTCACCACAGCCAATCACAGATGGCTGGACGGCTTGGGGGCGGTGTCAAAGGAACTGGACTCCGCCTCCTCTCTCGGAGCACCAAGGACGCAGGACGCATTTCTCTCTCCTCTCATCAACAAAG GAGAGGAGTGCAGCATCGGTTCAGCCACGGACCTCACTGAGACCAGCTCCATGCTGGATGGTGATTGGACAATGGTGGATGAGAATGTCTCCACCCTcagtctcagccaatcagagctggaGCACATCTCCATGGAGCTGGCCAATAAAGGGCCTCACAAGAGTCAGGTGCAGCTGCG GTATCTGCTGCACGTCTTCATGGAGGCCGGCTGTCTGGACTGGTGCGTGGTCATCGGGCTGATCTTACGAGACGCCGGCGTCATTAAGCAGGTCGTGGGCTTTTTGGACAGTCCAGAAGTCCCGGCAGAAACGGTCCAGAGCATCCGAGCCGGGCTGATAGCGGTCGACCTGTGGGCCTCGTCTGATTG TCCGGGCTACAAGCCGTTCCTGAGCCTGATTGGTCCTCAGCTGCTGAAGCTGATGGAGGTTCCTGTGGAGCAGGTTCAGCCCGAAGCCTTCCAGCCGGCCGGAGCGTCCAAACTGAGCGATCCGCCTCTGCTGCTGCTGCCTCGAGCCGAGGACCGCGGGGCCGTGACGTCTGCTCACCCGCTGCCTCTGGACGGCCCCCCGGGACCCCCGCTGGACGACCAGGAGCACGAGGAGCAGGAGGACGAGCCGCTGGACGAGGGAACGTACGACTGCACCCTCTCCTGA